The following nucleotide sequence is from Chlamydiota bacterium.
AGAGATCACCCCGTTCATAAGGCTCTCCGTAAGCGATCAATTCCTGCCCCACAAACTGTTCTGCAAGGGAACCGGAATTCACCGCCAAAAAGTCATCCGTCAATCCAAGCTCAACATCCAGACCACAAGACCTCTGCAGCAATCCCCCATCCAAAAATAATATTTTAAATTTATTCTCATTAGAATGCACTGAAAAAGGGAGTCCGTGCCCCGAGGTTGCACATATTTTAGAGATCACTCCTGCTTGAGTCAGTAAATGTAGAGCCTCCTTTAGCTCCCTCGAAGGAATTTCTCGATCTACATTCACATATTTGTAGTGCTCACCCACCATAAACGGGGCCCTTGCAAAAACCTTTTGCAAATACAAGTGTTTTACTTTATTTGCATATTTTCCAAAATCATCGCGGTAGGTTTGAAGCAAGAGAAGCTGCATTCTTTGATAATTTCCAGACTCTTTTTCGCAAACATAAGATTTGAGAGCAGCGGGCATCCCCCCAATCACCAAATAGTCTCTAAGGAGTTTAAGCCCTTTCTGGTGAAGCGCCTCATCGATGACCTTTTTGACATTTAAATTTCTTAAATACTCCATAAAGTCTAGTTCGCCGATCGCTTCCAAAAACTCATCAAATGAAAGAGGGTTCATGTAAAGGTATTGAATTCTTCCGACAGGAACTTCAAAAAGGCCCGAAGATAAAGAGAATTCTAAGAGAGATCCTGCCGCAATAACATGCAATTCAGGCATTTTTTCGTAGAAGTAACGAAGGGAACCGATCGCTTGAGGACATTCCTGAATTTCATCGAGAA
It contains:
- a CDS encoding ATP-binding protein yields the protein MKRSIENYFLKWKMEKDRRPLLVRGARQIGKSFTINKFGKENFRNHIEINFEFRPEFKSIFQTLDPQEILRKINLMLNVKIHSGEDLLFLDEIQECPQAIGSLRYFYEKMPELHVIAAGSLLEFSLSSGLFEVPVGRIQYLYMNPLSFDEFLEAIGELDFMEYLRNLNVKKVIDEALHQKGLKLLRDYLVIGGMPAALKSYVCEKESGNYQRMQLLLLQTYRDDFGKYANKVKHLYLQKVFARAPFMVGEHYKYVNVDREIPSRELKEALHLLTQAGVISKICATSGHGLPFSVHSNENKFKILFLDGGLLQRSCGLDVELGLTDDFLAVNSGSLAEQFVGQELIAYGEPYERGDLYFWKREKIGSNAEVDYLVRAGSQIVPIEVKSGVTGKLKSLKLFMGAHSSKLGVRFSQLPLSFHEKILSLPLYAVQAMPKLMRELL